Proteins encoded within one genomic window of Atribacterota bacterium:
- a CDS encoding 4Fe-4S ferredoxin, whose protein sequence is MLINKLLKIYFSPTHSTEKIILAVAKGWGISEQRTISLNSLEQRHNFEFNLNANEAVILGIPTYEERIPSILYPALWKIRGNNNAMVLVVTYGNISAGITLQQLSKMMSHQGFKIIAAANFISEHAFSHG, encoded by the coding sequence TTGCTTATTAATAAATTATTAAAGATATATTTTTCACCAACCCACTCTACTGAAAAGATTATTCTGGCTGTCGCCAAAGGATGGGGTATTTCTGAACAGAGGACTATTAGTCTTAACTCACTCGAGCAACGTCACAATTTTGAATTTAACCTTAACGCCAATGAAGCGGTTATCTTGGGAATACCTACTTATGAAGAGAGAATACCCAGTATTTTATACCCGGCACTCTGGAAAATTAGAGGGAATAATAATGCTATGGTTCTGGTAGTAACATATGGCAACATCAGTGCTGGAATAACCTTGCAACAATTGTCTAAAATGATGAGCCACCAGGGTTTTAAGATTATTGCCGCAGCTAATTTTATTAGTGAACATGCTTTTTCTCACGG